From Stenotrophomonas maltophilia, a single genomic window includes:
- a CDS encoding bleomycin resistance protein: MKIESISPILSVDHLAESIAFYCGTLGFELAWSWGDPTDIAAVCRDGVEITLTQRSGSKPAGAAHAYLVVSGIDDYYRTLEGSGVTIVVPIGDRPYGMRDFRLADPSGNELSIGQVMDNRDSAR, from the coding sequence ATGAAGATCGAGTCCATCTCTCCCATCCTGTCCGTAGACCATCTTGCCGAGTCAATCGCGTTCTACTGCGGCACGCTCGGATTCGAACTGGCGTGGTCGTGGGGTGATCCCACCGACATTGCTGCCGTCTGCCGCGACGGCGTGGAGATCACCCTCACCCAACGGTCCGGGAGCAAGCCGGCAGGCGCAGCACACGCCTATCTGGTCGTATCCGGTATCGACGACTATTACCGGACCCTTGAAGGATCGGGTGTCACGATCGTCGTCCCTATCGGGGACAGGCCCTATGGCATGCGCGATTTCCGCCTGGCGGACCCAAGTGGCAATGAACTCAGCATCGGGCAGGTCATGGACAACAGGGACAGCGCTCGTTAG
- a CDS encoding L,D-transpeptidase has product MALAVACSGVANARDKDAPAPPVAAVDELPPDQSVSETVIELAGWVVASKDNQGYPFAVMDKAAAQVLVFSGEGKLRGAAPALFGSAIGDHSAPGVAKLALSAIPGHDRTTPAGRFIGGYGPSDDAGRVLWVDYDSAVSMHPLPPGSPKEKRAERLATPTPDDNRVTHGCINVSPAFYEQIVQSTFEKGGVFYILPDKDSIAKTFPEFARSRGDAKDQDEKGARHASK; this is encoded by the coding sequence ATGGCGCTGGCCGTTGCGTGCAGCGGCGTAGCCAACGCCAGGGACAAGGACGCACCTGCACCACCGGTGGCCGCCGTTGATGAACTTCCGCCTGACCAGAGCGTGTCCGAAACGGTGATCGAGCTGGCCGGCTGGGTCGTCGCCAGCAAGGACAACCAGGGCTATCCATTTGCGGTCATGGACAAGGCGGCGGCGCAGGTGCTGGTCTTCAGCGGCGAGGGCAAGCTGCGTGGCGCGGCACCGGCCCTGTTCGGATCGGCCATCGGCGATCACTCCGCACCCGGCGTCGCCAAGCTCGCGCTGAGTGCGATTCCAGGCCACGACCGCACCACGCCTGCCGGCCGCTTCATTGGCGGCTATGGCCCCTCTGACGATGCCGGGCGCGTGCTGTGGGTGGACTACGATTCCGCGGTCTCGATGCATCCGCTGCCGCCAGGCAGCCCGAAGGAGAAGCGCGCCGAGCGGCTGGCAACACCGACTCCGGACGACAACCGCGTCACCCATGGCTGCATCAACGTCTCGCCCGCGTTCTACGAGCAGATCGTGCAGTCCACCTTCGAGAAGGGTGGCGTGTTCTATATCCTGCCGGACAAGGATTCGATCGCGAAGACGTTCCCGGAATTCGCGCGGAGCCGGGGGGATGCAAAGGACCAGGACGAAAAGGGCGCGCGGCACGCGAGCAAGTAA
- a CDS encoding Ax21 family protein: MNKNSLLALGLLAALPFAASATDGLSYNYVEGGYVNTDAKGGDADGWKVKGSVAVHPNFHIFGDYSAQETDKFKNDVDQWRLGVGYNYGIAPNTDLVARVAYQKYDEKRGLDFNGYSTEVGVRTAFNPYVEGYVMAGYEDFSKKHGYNPDGEFYGRVGATAKFNQNWGLSGEVKLAKAGDREWFVGPRFTW, from the coding sequence ATGAACAAGAATTCGCTGCTTGCCCTGGGTCTTCTGGCTGCTCTGCCGTTCGCTGCATCGGCAACCGACGGCCTGTCGTACAACTACGTTGAAGGCGGCTACGTGAACACCGATGCCAAGGGCGGCGACGCCGATGGCTGGAAGGTGAAGGGTTCCGTTGCGGTGCACCCGAACTTCCACATCTTCGGCGACTACAGCGCGCAGGAGACCGACAAGTTCAAGAACGACGTCGACCAGTGGCGCCTGGGCGTGGGCTACAACTACGGCATCGCACCGAACACCGACCTGGTGGCGCGCGTTGCGTACCAGAAGTACGACGAAAAGCGCGGCCTGGACTTCAACGGCTACTCCACCGAAGTGGGCGTGCGCACCGCATTCAACCCGTACGTGGAAGGCTACGTGATGGCCGGCTACGAAGATTTCAGCAAGAAGCATGGCTACAACCCGGACGGCGAGTTCTACGGCCGCGTCGGCGCCACCGCCAAGTTCAACCAGAACTGGGGCCTGAGTGGCGAAGTGAAGCTGGCCAAGGCCGGCGACCGCGAGTGGTTCGTGGGCCCGCGCTTCACCTGGTAA
- a CDS encoding SDR family oxidoreductase codes for MKTTVLVTGGTGFIAQHCILALLAAGYDVRTTVRSLSREAEVRQQLKVGGAEPGDRLSVVVADLGRDEGWAEAVAGCSHVMHGASPTPTGEQTSEEQWVRPAVDGNLRVLRAARDAGVQRVVLTSAFGAICAGHGDIGRPFNETDWSDLSADVWLYQKSKTLSERAAWDFIAREGGGLELSVVNPTAVLGPVLGSDYSHSIRLVRNLLQGQKGSPKINCGFVDVRDVADLHLRAMTHPAASGERFIAIAGDSLWLGEVAKILKQRMGASAGKVSTRVIPNWVMRLGALKDPALRGSIPLLGRTMNATSEKAQRMLGWSPRSREDAIVATAESLIRLGLVQSPDH; via the coding sequence ATGAAAACGACCGTCCTGGTGACCGGTGGCACCGGCTTCATCGCCCAGCACTGCATCCTGGCCCTGCTCGCGGCCGGCTACGACGTCCGCACCACGGTGCGCTCACTGTCGCGCGAAGCGGAGGTGCGCCAACAGCTGAAGGTCGGTGGCGCCGAGCCGGGCGATCGCCTCAGCGTGGTGGTGGCCGACCTCGGTCGCGACGAGGGCTGGGCCGAAGCCGTTGCCGGCTGCAGCCACGTGATGCACGGAGCATCGCCTACACCCACCGGCGAACAGACCAGCGAAGAACAGTGGGTGCGCCCGGCCGTGGATGGCAACCTGCGCGTCCTGCGCGCGGCGCGCGACGCCGGCGTGCAACGGGTGGTGCTGACCTCGGCCTTCGGCGCGATCTGCGCCGGCCACGGCGACATCGGCCGCCCGTTCAACGAGACCGACTGGAGCGATCTGTCCGCCGATGTCTGGCTCTACCAGAAGTCGAAGACGCTCTCCGAGCGTGCTGCGTGGGACTTCATCGCGCGCGAGGGCGGTGGCCTGGAGCTCTCGGTGGTGAACCCGACCGCAGTGCTCGGCCCGGTGCTGGGCAGCGACTATTCGCACTCCATCCGCCTGGTGCGCAATCTGCTCCAGGGCCAGAAGGGATCGCCGAAGATCAATTGCGGATTCGTGGACGTGCGGGACGTGGCAGACCTGCATTTGCGTGCGATGACCCATCCGGCGGCCAGCGGCGAGCGCTTCATCGCCATCGCCGGGGACAGCCTCTGGCTGGGCGAGGTGGCAAAGATCCTGAAGCAGCGCATGGGCGCCTCTGCGGGCAAGGTCAGTACCCGTGTCATTCCCAACTGGGTGATGCGCCTGGGTGCACTGAAGGACCCGGCGCTGCGTGGCTCGATCCCACTGCTGGGCCGCACCATGAACGCAACCAGCGAGAAAGCGCAGCGCATGCTGGGGTGGTCACCGCGTTCGCGCGAGGACGCCATCGTGGCGACCGCCGAAAGCCTGATCCGGCTCGGGCTGGTGCAGAGCCCCGATCACTGA